The stretch of DNA TGCACATAACAATTTTAGCATTGGGATCTATTCTTTTAATTGCCTTGACTCCTTCAATACCATCCATTTCCGGCATAGTTATATCCATAGTTACCAGATCCGGTTTAAGCTCAGAGTATAACTCTGCAGCCTGTTTACCGTTTTCTGCCTCCCCCACTACTTCGTAACCCAATTTGGTAACAATATTTTTGATCATCATACGCATAAAAGTTGCATCATCAACTATAAGAATTCTTATTGACATTATTTTCCCCCCACTGTATTAATCTTCTATACCTAAAGCAATAAATAGTTTATTAAATGACTCCGGATCAGGCATTAAGAAAAAAAAGCCATTTATTTTACGATCATCTCGATACATCTCGGTTTTAATAGTTAAAACATTATCTCCCTCTGGTTGACCGCTGGTGGTTATTAATGTCGTAAATATAGCCGCCAGCATGTCAAAGGCAAAAATCGGCGTAGATGGTATGATCTTTAAATTAGTAAAATTGCTAATTGCAGATATAAATGATCCCGTTAAAATATTACCTATTTCATTAATTGTAGAAGTGGCCATATCATCCAGTCCGTTTGTAGTTCCGTCTTCGAACCCCATCAGCATGTCTACCAATTTATACGTACTAGATTTGTTAAAAATATAAAATACAATACCATTGATATCACCATCCAGCTTTAAGCTGACACAGGAGACCAGTTCCTCATATCCCCCAAGAATATTTATTACTTCTTCCATGCTAATAAAATCCGCATGTGGAACGTCCATGCCAATTTTTCTTTCCAACATCTCCGACAGTGAAGTTGCGGCATGC from Desulfoscipio gibsoniae DSM 7213 encodes:
- a CDS encoding response regulator; protein product: MSIRILIVDDATFMRMMIKNIVTKLGYEVVGEAENGKQAAELYSELKPDLVTMDITMPEMDGIEGVKAIKRIDPNAKIVMCSAMGQQSMVMEAIQSGAMDFIVKPFKQDRIAQAIERVMNR
- a CDS encoding chemotaxis protein CheC; this translates as MFESNKLTELQIDALREIGNIGLGHAATSLSEMLERKIGMDVPHADFISMEEVINILGGYEELVSCVSLKLDGDINGIVFYIFNKSSTYKLVDMLMGFEDGTTNGLDDMATSTINEIGNILTGSFISAISNFTNLKIIPSTPIFAFDMLAAIFTTLITTSGQPEGDNVLTIKTEMYRDDRKINGFFFLMPDPESFNKLFIALGIED